The nucleotide window AAACTGCCGGTACGTAAACCCGCAGGAAGGACATGTTTTTGGACTGGCTGTATTCGTTGTCGTACTTTCTTTTTTTGCATTCACAGGCACAAAATTGAACCAATTTGAAATAAGCTGCTGAAGAGATGCAGGCTCTTCATTTACATCAAATTGAAATGGATGAAATTGAGTGGCACATACTTCACAGTAGTGACGCTCGACTTTTTGACCATTGTGAACTTGAGTAACGGTAACATTGGCATGACGCTGTTTACAATGCTCACATATCATAATAATCCACCTCTACTTTTCAAAAGAAATCGTTTGTAGCATTGCATGCATAATACGTGCTCTTAGCTCATCACGCAGCGGTAATGCTACTTGTAATGTGACACGATCTAAAGCGGCCTTCATAATGCTAGCTTCTCGCTCTGTAATAATGTCCTCATCCAATAACCGGAAAATAATACGTTCAGCATTAGTCTGGGCAATGGCGTTACCTATTTGTGTTTCCATTTCGTCAAGTAAATTTTTCTTAGAGTGGATTGTTACACGCAAAATCCGAATATAACCGCCACCACCCCGCTTACTCTCTACATAGTAGCCATGCTCGGTCGTGAAACGTGTATTGATAACGTAATTGATTTGGGAAGGAGCACAGGCAAATTGCTTTGCTAATTCATTTCGCTTTATTTCAATAAGTCCCTGTCCCTCTAATTCAATAACTTCCTTCAAATACCCTTCAATTATGTCAGATATATTCCTCATGCTGTCTCTCACCTCTCATCAACTGACTTTGACTATCTTTGACTTAAATATACAATATTTATTTTTTGAAATGCAACTAATCACTCTTGTTTTAGGTTTCCCTATTTTCACACTAATAAATCCCTATTTATGTAAAAAAGCGATAAGGTGTTTTTAAACAAACCTTACCGCTTTATATGAACTTTGCCAAATTGAGGGTAAATTATACCCAGCGACCGACAATTGGATAATTCCAATGCTGATCAGATAATGCTTTTACAATACCGATGACCGGTGCAATCCAGAAAATAAGTAAAAATACTAACAGGAATGGTAAACCGATTAATACTACAGAAAGAGCTCCTGCAATCGCAATTAGAATTCCGAATACAACCTGGAATAGCAACGCTTGGATTGCTGTACGCTTTACTTCATCTTCAGAACTTATTAAGAAAAACAGAATCGGTACAAGGAACGGCGCAAAGAATGCACTGGCATGAATGATGATTTTCGACCATTTAGATTCCATTTGTTATCAACCTCACTTTAGTTTATTAGCTTATTTACGGATAATATTCATAAAAGTTTCATAGAGAGGACAAAAATCCCGAATTTTATTTCGAGATTTCCAAGTGACATCTATAGTTATTCAGTATGGGCCTCTATCTTTCGGGTTGTCCCCTTCCTGAGGGAATAAAAAATATGAAATAACCGCGGTTAGGATGGTTGCTCCAATAACTATTAAAATCCGGTCGCGACCGCCTACTTCTGCATAATTGTTGACGAGCATAATATAAGATGCAATCGCCACCCCAAGAGACAATGGTAAAACAAACTTCAAACGTCCTTTATGAAACTTCATTTATACAACGCCTTTCACTATTTACTGCATCATTTTAATAGTTATTATATTACCTCAAATACAAATTACTGTAAATTTTTAATCTTTATAGAAATATTACTGATATTATCCGATATAAGCAGTAAAATAGTATTATTTAATAAATAGATGAAACGAGGAAGAACATGGGTATTCTGTTTTCAAGAGCAACAAAAGTTTCAAACAAGCCTTATTTTGATATAGCCAATTATGAGCAGCAAGTAAATCTGGATGTTTCAAACTATCCTGACTTACATAAACAGCTTCAACTGCTAAAATTAACGACAGAGGATTTGGCCGTGATTAAACAGCTGGAACCTTTTGCACAACAGGTTGTTCCGGTTATGGTGGAGAAGTTTTACGGTGCAGTCAGCTTAAGTCCGGAGCTCGTGGATATTATAGGAAGTTCTGCCCGAATGGAGCGTCTTAAAGGTACTTTAACGAAGCATTTAGAAGCAATGTTCAACTGTAATATCGATTCAAATTATATAGAGGAACGACAAACGATTGCACATGTCCATGTCAAAATCGGACTGCGATCAAAGTGGTATATTGCATCATTCCAATCGTTAATGACAACATTTATCGACTTTATCAGTAAAATTACAATGTCGAATGTAGAAATGGCCAAAGCAATTGATGCTTTTTCAAAACTTATCAACTTCGAGCAGCAGCTTGTGATTGAAGCATACGAAAAAGAAGAGCAGCGCATCCGTACTGAAAGTCTGGAAATGAAATACCGAATTGTAGAGCGAATCCAACATACTGCACAAGAGTTAACACTTATTAGTGATCAGACAAATGCCTCATTACAGGAAATTGCGAGCCAGTCCGAAGAAATTGCTTCCAACACAACACAAGGATTAAGTTTAGTAGCGGAAACAGAGAATAGATCAACGACTGGGACTACATATTTAGTTAACCAAACAGCCATTATGACAAATATTTTAGATCGTGTGGATACACTTGAATCATCAATGGTGAAACTGCGTCAATCATCTAAAAAAATAGCTGAAATTGTAGGATTAGTAACAGGGATTGCCGATCAGACAAACTTGCTTGCATTAAATGCATCCATTGAAGCAGCACGCGCAGGTGAACACGGGAAAGGATTTGCAGTAGTAGCCGATGAAGTTCGAAAGCTTGCTGAGGAAACTAAAAATGCGGTACAAAACGTCTCTCATTTAATTAAAGAAACCGAACTTAGTATTTCCCAAATGTCCGTCTCTGTAACAAGTGTTGATGAGCAGGTAAAAATGAGCGTGGATACGCAGAAAAACTTGGCGGATTCCTTTACTTCGATTACAGAAGCAGTACATGGCATTAAAGTGCAATATGAAAACACGAATGAAGACATTCATGCCATTTCATCTGTTATTACCGGTTTAACACATACATCCAACAATGTGTTAACATCTTCGGATTCATTGCTCCGTATTGTTCAGGAGCTGCATGATTAATTTTTTTAAAATACAAAAGGGATATCAAATGGCATTTTGCATTTGATATCCCCTTTTTTTATGCGCGGCGTTTTTTTGATAATGCTCGCTTTTGTTTTCGGTGCTCCTGACGAATCGGGCCTGTTTCAAATAAATGGCGTTCAAAATCCGTCTCCGGTTCAACACCCGGCACTTCTTTTGGCTTGCCGTTTTCGTCAATCGCGACCATCGTTACGAATGATTCCGTCGTTAATTTCTTTGCACCTGTTTTAATATTTCTTGATACAACCCGTACATATACTTCCATCGAAGTACGACCTGTCCCGGATACGACAGCTTCCAACTCAATCATATCACCTGCATAGGCAGAGGATACGAAATCTACTGAGTCAAAAGAAGCAGTAACGACTTCACCTTGGCAATGTTTCATTGCAGCAATCGCCGCAATTTCATCAATATATGCTAACACTTTCCCCCCGAATATCGATTGATGATGATTTGTATCAGGAGGTAGTACTAATCGTGTTTGGATAGATTTTGAAAAGCTCATAGGCAGAGTATTTTTCATAACCTTCCTCCTTTCTAGACTACACTCCATGTTACTATTCAGAAGATGGAAGTGCTAGTACAAACTATTCATAATTCAACTTCATTGTAATGAATTTCAAATCAGTCATTTCTTCCACTGCATATTTAATGCCCTCTTTGCCGTAGCCGCTCATTTTGACGCCACCATACGGCATATTGTCTACACGGAATGTCGGAATATCGTTAATGATGACTGCGCCTGCTTCAATTTCTTCAGCAGCTTGCATCGCATCTGTTAATACATTTGTGTATATCCCCGCGTTTAACGCAAGCTCCGAACTGTTGACAAGGGCAATTGCCTCGTTCAGCGTTTCATATGGCACAATGGAGACAATCGGTGCAAAAGTTTCCTCACAAACAATTCTCATATCAGGCTTCACATTCGTCATGACAGTTGGAGAGCAAGTGCGTTCTGTAAATTCTGCTCCTGCTGCAACCGTAGCACCTTGTTGTTTTGCCTCTTCAATCCAGCTTTTTATACGGCTGACTTCATCGGGGTGAATCATTGCACTGACATCAGTTTTCTCGTCATGCGGATCTCCGACAACTAGTTTCTTTGTCTCTTCAACAAATAATTTTGTAAACGCCTCATAAATGGAAGTATGGACATAAATGCGTTGCAATGAAATACATACTTGTCCGGCAAATCCAAATGCACCGCCTACGCCACGTTTCATAATTTTTTCAAGCGGTGTTGAAGGTTCTACAATGAGTGCCGCATTTGAACCAAGCTCTAGAGTAATTTTTCGCAAGCCGACTTTTTCTTTTATTTTTAGGCCTACCGCACCACTACCTGTAAATGTCACTTTTTTTACAAGAGGATGTGTGACAAGTGTTTCGCTCAATTCCCCGCCGCTGCCTGTGACAATTTGCAATGCGCCATCCGGTAAACCTGCTTCTTTGAAAATTTCCGCCATTGCAAGTGCACTTAACGGAGTTTGGGATGCAGGTTTTAATACAACTGTATTCCCTACAGCAAAGGCTGGCCCTAATTTATGGGCTACTAGATTAAATGGAAAATTAAACGGTGTAATCGCAGAAACTACGCCTAATGGAACTCGCTTCGTATAACCGATTCTGTCTTTTACACCTGGTGCTGCATCCATTGGAATTGTTTCACCTGTACTTTGTTTTGCTGCTTCTGCTGCAAATTGATAAGTCGCAATCGTACGGTCCAGTTCTGCAATGCCTGCTGATATTGGTTTTGCTGCTTCATCTGCCAAGATTTTTGCAAGCTCTTGTTTACGTTCTCTCATGATCGTGACGACTTTGTATAAAATTTCCGCGCGTTCATATGCAGTCGTTTTTTTGAATGACTGGAATGTTTCATGTGCACCTTCAATGGCACGCTCCACATCCGCTGCCGTTGCTTTTGCTACATTTGCAAGCACTTCTCCCGTATAAGGTGCTGTTAACTCTGTTGTTTCATTCGTACTTTCCCATTTGCCGTTAATCCACAATTTTGTCTGTTTCATTTAATTCACTCCTCACTATTGTTTACCCAAATTAAAAAAATATATCGAGAATATCGATTGCCAATAAAATTGGAACATCACCTATATAATCGCTTATCGCAAGAGCCTGCATAAACAATAGACTATCGTTGAATTCGGATAGCGTATCATTTTCCACTAAATTTTTCAGTACATACTGGGCAGCGGTCATTAAAGCATACGCTTGCATCTCATTAAACATCGGTAGCTTAATGAGTGCATGTTCCATTTCTACAATTTCACCGACAACTTCCGATGTAGCCCCCGCTAAAGCAAGCAAAGCTAAATATGGATAAAAACTTTTCTTCACTTTCACGCCACTATTTATAAAAGACTGCTTCATCGCAACTACATAATCAACTAATACAGGCTGAAATTCCTCGTCATACAATGGCAATAGCTGCGTCATTGCCTGCAGCGCATCCCCGTTTTTAAAATCTTTACTGTGCAATGCATCATAGTATTTCCGCATTGTTTCGGCGAGCTTAACCGGGTCGCCTTGCTTCTTCGTCAGTAATACCGCATATGGAATATCATCTTTGCCCGTCAGGAAGTAATGATGCTTTTTCATTTCGTCATGTAAAATTTTTGCTGATTTTGCATGTGCTTCGTCCATTAAAAAAATGGCTGCAATTCTTTGATAACCGCTGCTTTTAAATCCTGCGTTCAACAATGCCTTTTCATTTAACTCTACTCGCTGAAGCTCCTGTTCAGGCTGAGGATACAATACGAAATGGGCTAACATTTTATACGTTAAAACCGACTTATTTGACGGTGTAGAAAAAAACTCAAAGAATGATTGCTTGGATTTTTGATTATGTATATCTTTTACATTCCTCTCAAATAAAGGACCATTAAATGTTTCACGTGAAAATGTAAATTGTACCGCTAACGGTATCCGGGCATTACTTTGAACATCCGACCCGAAAAATAGCTCCATCCGTTCATTATTATTTTTAAGTAATTGTATAAAAGCTGTCCGATCCATCAGTTCACACTCCCACTTATGATTATACGCCTAAAATTTTGAAGTGAAAAAAATTTGCTTATATCCATAACAAAAAGGGAATGCTGATTGTCGGACCAGCATTCCCTTTTACAAAATTATACTTGAAGGTCATTAAGCTCTTCTTTTGTGAAAGCCCTTGATCTGGATAAAAAGCGCTTCCCTTCAACGCCTTCCAATGAAAACATTCCACCACGTCCATCGACTACATCAATAATAATCTGTGTATGCTTCCAATAATCATATTGGTTTTTGTGCATATAGAACGGACTCCCGCCAATATGGCCAAGCAATATATCCTGGTTGCCGACAATTAAATCGCCATCCGGATAGCACATTGGGGACGAACCATCACAGCATCCCCCGGATTGGTGGAACATAATCGGTCCGTGGCGTTCTTTCAACTTCTCAATCAATTGTAGTGCTGCATCGGTTGCAATAACGCGTTCAACCAAATTTTGCACCCCCTCTCTTAGAAGAAGCCTAGGCGGTTTTCATCATAGCTGACTAAAAGGTTTTTCGTTTGTTGGTAATGGCTTAACATCATTTTATGTGTTTCGCGTCCAATACCACTCATTTTGTAGCCGCCGAATGCAGCATGTGCCGGATATGCATGGTAGCAGTTCGTCCATACACGTCCTGCCTGAATGCCTCGACCGAAGCGGTAAGCAGTATTCATATCGCGTGTCCAAACACCTGATCCCAATCCGTATAATGTATCATTTGCGATTTCCAAAGCTTCTTCTTTCGTTTTAAATGTTGTTACAGCAACAACCGGACCGAAAATTTCTTCTTGGAAAATTCGCATTTTATTATGACCTTTAAATACAGTCGGCTTAATATAGTAACCGTCTGCAAAATCGCCGCCTAAATCATTTTTCTCGCCGCCGATTAAGCATTCCGCACCTTCTTCTTTACCGATTTGTAAATAAGATTGAATTTTCTCCATTTGTTCTGATGATGCCTGAGCACCCATCATTGTATCTGTATCTAAAGGGTTACCTGTTTTAATTGCTTCTACGCGCTTTAATACGCGCTCCATAAATTTCTCGTAAATTGATTCCTGAATAAGTGCACGAGAAGGACATGTACATACTTCACCTTGGTTTAAAGCGAATAATACAAAGCCTTCTACCGCTTTATCCAAAAATGCATCGTCTGCATCCATAATATCCTCAAAGAAAATGTTCGGTGATTTACCGCCCAATTCGAGAGTAACCGGAATCAGATTTTGTGATGCATATTGCATAATAAGGCG belongs to Solibacillus sp. FSL W7-1436 and includes:
- a CDS encoding acyltransferase produces the protein MKFHKGRLKFVLPLSLGVAIASYIMLVNNYAEVGGRDRILIVIGATILTAVISYFLFPQEGDNPKDRGPY
- a CDS encoding acyl-CoA thioesterase — encoded protein: MKNTLPMSFSKSIQTRLVLPPDTNHHQSIFGGKVLAYIDEIAAIAAMKHCQGEVVTASFDSVDFVSSAYAGDMIELEAVVSGTGRTSMEVYVRVVSRNIKTGAKKLTTESFVTMVAIDENGKPKEVPGVEPETDFERHLFETGPIRQEHRKQKRALSKKRRA
- a CDS encoding UvrB/UvrC motif-containing protein, encoding MICEHCKQRHANVTVTQVHNGQKVERHYCEVCATQFHPFQFDVNEEPASLQQLISNWFNFVPVNAKKESTTTNTASPKTCPSCGFTYRQFLKQGKFGCGQCYETFSEQLPQLLERLQAGTQHVGYVEEGPSKEKVELQIQELRSSLQQAIAEERFEDAASIRDEVRELESKIKQEGEGNA
- a CDS encoding globin-coupled sensor protein, giving the protein MGILFSRATKVSNKPYFDIANYEQQVNLDVSNYPDLHKQLQLLKLTTEDLAVIKQLEPFAQQVVPVMVEKFYGAVSLSPELVDIIGSSARMERLKGTLTKHLEAMFNCNIDSNYIEERQTIAHVHVKIGLRSKWYIASFQSLMTTFIDFISKITMSNVEMAKAIDAFSKLINFEQQLVIEAYEKEEQRIRTESLEMKYRIVERIQHTAQELTLISDQTNASLQEIASQSEEIASNTTQGLSLVAETENRSTTGTTYLVNQTAIMTNILDRVDTLESSMVKLRQSSKKIAEIVGLVTGIADQTNLLALNASIEAARAGEHGKGFAVVADEVRKLAEETKNAVQNVSHLIKETELSISQMSVSVTSVDEQVKMSVDTQKNLADSFTSITEAVHGIKVQYENTNEDIHAISSVITGLTHTSNNVLTSSDSLLRIVQELHD
- the adh gene encoding aldehyde dehydrogenase, with amino-acid sequence MAAVYQNPNTDGALVNFKERYDNFIGGKWTPPVKGEYFDNVTPVTGKVFTKVARSTEEDIELALDAAHAAKDAWGKTSATERSNILLKIADRMEQNLEMLAVAETWDNGKAVRETLNADLPLGIDHFRYFAGALRAQEGSLSQIDENTVAYHFHEPIGVVGQIIPWNFPLLMAIWKLAPALAAGNCVVLKPAEQTPASILVLVELIEDLLPPGVLNVVNGFGLEAGKPLASNPRIGKIAFTGETTTGRLIMQYASQNLIPVTLELGGKSPNIFFEDIMDADDAFLDKAVEGFVLFALNQGEVCTCPSRALIQESIYEKFMERVLKRVEAIKTGNPLDTDTMMGAQASSEQMEKIQSYLQIGKEEGAECLIGGEKNDLGGDFADGYYIKPTVFKGHNKMRIFQEEIFGPVVAVTTFKTKEEALEIANDTLYGLGSGVWTRDMNTAYRFGRGIQAGRVWTNCYHAYPAHAAFGGYKMSGIGRETHKMMLSHYQQTKNLLVSYDENRLGFF
- a CDS encoding DUF779 domain-containing protein, with translation MVERVIATDAALQLIEKLKERHGPIMFHQSGGCCDGSSPMCYPDGDLIVGNQDILLGHIGGSPFYMHKNQYDYWKHTQIIIDVVDGRGGMFSLEGVEGKRFLSRSRAFTKEELNDLQV
- a CDS encoding aldehyde dehydrogenase family protein — its product is MKQTKLWINGKWESTNETTELTAPYTGEVLANVAKATAADVERAIEGAHETFQSFKKTTAYERAEILYKVVTIMRERKQELAKILADEAAKPISAGIAELDRTIATYQFAAEAAKQSTGETIPMDAAPGVKDRIGYTKRVPLGVVSAITPFNFPFNLVAHKLGPAFAVGNTVVLKPASQTPLSALAMAEIFKEAGLPDGALQIVTGSGGELSETLVTHPLVKKVTFTGSGAVGLKIKEKVGLRKITLELGSNAALIVEPSTPLEKIMKRGVGGAFGFAGQVCISLQRIYVHTSIYEAFTKLFVEETKKLVVGDPHDEKTDVSAMIHPDEVSRIKSWIEEAKQQGATVAAGAEFTERTCSPTVMTNVKPDMRIVCEETFAPIVSIVPYETLNEAIALVNSSELALNAGIYTNVLTDAMQAAEEIEAGAVIINDIPTFRVDNMPYGGVKMSGYGKEGIKYAVEEMTDLKFITMKLNYE
- a CDS encoding DUF4003 family protein — translated: MDRTAFIQLLKNNNERMELFFGSDVQSNARIPLAVQFTFSRETFNGPLFERNVKDIHNQKSKQSFFEFFSTPSNKSVLTYKMLAHFVLYPQPEQELQRVELNEKALLNAGFKSSGYQRIAAIFLMDEAHAKSAKILHDEMKKHHYFLTGKDDIPYAVLLTKKQGDPVKLAETMRKYYDALHSKDFKNGDALQAMTQLLPLYDEEFQPVLVDYVVAMKQSFINSGVKVKKSFYPYLALLALAGATSEVVGEIVEMEHALIKLPMFNEMQAYALMTAAQYVLKNLVENDTLSEFNDSLLFMQALAISDYIGDVPILLAIDILDIFF
- a CDS encoding CtsR family transcriptional regulator produces the protein MRNISDIIEGYLKEVIELEGQGLIEIKRNELAKQFACAPSQINYVINTRFTTEHGYYVESKRGGGGYIRILRVTIHSKKNLLDEMETQIGNAIAQTNAERIIFRLLDEDIITEREASIMKAALDRVTLQVALPLRDELRARIMHAMLQTISFEK
- a CDS encoding DUF4870 domain-containing protein, whose product is MESKWSKIIIHASAFFAPFLVPILFFLISSEDEVKRTAIQALLFQVVFGILIAIAGALSVVLIGLPFLLVFLLIFWIAPVIGIVKALSDQHWNYPIVGRWV